In the genome of Carya illinoinensis cultivar Pawnee chromosome 13, C.illinoinensisPawnee_v1, whole genome shotgun sequence, the window tactatagcttattttatattttacattactagtttactataagtcaatatataatatatagttatattatatataatatatagttatatatatactatatatattaagggcttatatagtatatagttactatactatgtattttttatgcattaatcatatatatttatatgttttatataactataccttatatagttaattgacattactaatttactataagttaactatataataatatagttactatataagttactataccttatttagttaatttacattactaatttactataaggtactatataagttactatataagttactatagcttattttatattttacattactagtttactataagtcaatatataatatatagttatattatatataatatatagttatatatatactatatatattaagggcttatatagtatatagttactatactatgtattttttatgcattaatcatatatatttatatgttttatataactataccttatatagttaattgacattactaatttactataagttaactatataataatatagttactatataagttactataccttatttagttaatttacattactaatttactataaggtactatataagttactatataagttactatagcttatatagttaatttacattactaatttactataagttactatataaattactatagcttattttatattttacattactagtttactataagtcaatatataatatatagttatattatatataatatatagttatatatatactatatatattaagggcttatatagtatatagttactatactatgtatttttatattttatattttatatactatatatattaagggtttatattttatattactaatttaatattacgattatatatatactatatatacgattataatttaatatatatatactatatatattaagggtttatattttatattactaatttaatattacGATTATACCCTCAAGACCTCAAGACCTAAAGAcctaaagttaaaagttaaaaacccTAAATCTAATAACCCATccgcccccccccccttctcccgTCCCCCTTTCCAGTTTCAACAAGcaagttttgagatttgaatctTGGAAATTCCTTCAGTCCTTCCCCGAGTCATCGGCGCCCCCCTCCAGGCCGCCGCTCCATCTAGCTCCACGGTGCCGTCGCATGCCGTCACATGCATTCCCGAGTCCCCTGCTGTACGCCCGAGTcccctgctgctgctgctgctggcTAACTGGCTAACCCTCTCATCTCCAAACcggaaaaagttgaaaaacccATCTCGGAGTGACCCAGACCAACGCCTCATCGCACACGGCCCGACACCCATCAGCCGTCGCCCACTATAAGTGAATTTCTGTCTGTCCCAAATGTGAAAACCAAAAGTGTATGGGTTGATTTGAGAGTGTAGTGGTTTTTGTGTTGCATTGTCTGTGTAGCTTTTCCTGTTTTTTCTAGTAGTtgtaagaattttaatttcCCTCTATTATTTGCTAAACACGCGGAAATAACACTACAACTACAAGtagtactatataatatatatgaatgtagtgaaataaactatatatatatgtgaaccTGCATTTACCAACCagctatatatatgaatgtagtgaaataaactaaaatgatCGGTGCAGATGTAAATCCAATATACTTAAGTTTTCCAAACATCAGTACGAGGAACCCATCAACCGGCCTAGAAATTATTAcatgaatattacatgaatgTCTCAGTCTGGACATCATGTGTTTGTTATAATGCCGCAATGCCAATATTTGTTGCTAGCTGCACATTCAAAGCAAGTTAATGTACCTTTTACATCTGAacttggatttattttcttgtaatattagtctacaatattatataatattattcaatgaATTGGGCATATATGCATGACAGCATGATCGAGCTAAAGAAGATCACCAAGCCCACGTTCTTGGTAATTAGATGCATGCAGATTAATTGTTTctcttttaaatacaaaaaaaaaaaatcatgatagTATGATCTAATCATCATAACAATATTTagtgaacatgcatgcatgtgaattAATTCTCAACTCCCTTAATTATAAGAGTACTCCCAATGGATGTTTCAAAATatagttttttcaaaatatggtctaaaaAATGTCAGAGGGGTCATTAGACAAGAATTTTACTGATATCTTTTTTTACTTGATTAATCTTTACATTAGTTCAGGaatgtattttgtttatgtttatcttattttgttgtGTTCTACAGTTCTAGTTATTAAATCATGGATATGGAAGGCACAAACACTCCTACATCCACAGGTGCATCTTGTCCTGGCATTCCACCCCTAGAACAACCGATTGATATTCTCATTCCAATAGTTGATGAGTCTAGCGGACCAATAGGCTCTTCGGTAGGCACTCATAGTGCCTTTCATTCTACCCCTCGCCCTCCACCTAGTAGTAGAAATCCTAAGAATAAGTCTGAGGTATGGTCCCACTTCACAAGAGTGCCCGATTGTGATCCCGAAGAGCCTATAGCTACTTGTAACCATTGTCATAGGCAATGGAAATGCCATCCCAAAAGGCAAGGCACTTCGGCCATGAAAACACACATCCAACTTTGCCCCAAAAACCGTAAGAGTAAATTGGACAAGAGTCAAACTTTCTTGGTCCCGGAAGCAAGAAGTGAAGGACGGGAAGGGGAGAAGACcttagggatggccaaatataatgagaaaaaaattcgagctgcccttgctaggatggtgatagtggatgagctaccatttaggtgtgttgagggagaagggtttcgggaatttgttaaagcccttgatccaaggtttcctattccttctcaatttaccgtaatgcgtgactgcatgagggtattcttgagagagaaggatAGTTTGAAGAAAAAGTTTTTGACCACCAAACTTAGAGTATGCCTGACTACCGACACTTGgatttctatccaaaatattaattacatgtgtgtgaccgctcactttattgataataattggaagttgcataagcggatcatttcatttgttcagATTAGTGACCATAAGGGGGCAACGATTGGGAGGGAGTTGGaggagtgtatgcttgattggggcattgacaaaatcctcacaattacagtggataatgctacctctaacgactccgctattgattggttgagaacaaggGAAATAGGAAGTGCGGATTGTATTGCAACTCAcgagtttattcacatgaggtgtacggcacacattttaaaccttattgtgagtgaaggtttgaaagatgttgatgactcaattGTAAGGGTCCGAAATTTGATCaagtatgtgaagtcttctccccaaagacttgccactttcaagtcttgtgttgatagatcaaaagttcaatgctctagttttttgactcttgacgtacctactagatggaattcgacttttcttatgttggacgtggctgagaattatcaaaaagccttccaacttttgcttgatgaagatccctactcacgagtttatttgtctgaggatggacatgggagaaagggtctaggagctcctggcccggatgattgggagactataagaaacttttcgaagtttcttcaaattttttatggTGTTACATTGCGCATTTCTGGTACATTATATGTgacatcaaataattatgtccaagagcttattgccattcataaacacttgaataatttttgtgacaatagtaatcgacatttgagttcaatggctttcagaatgaagacaaagtataataagtattggggtgatcttgaaaaaataaatcggttgttgtttattgctgctattcttgatccacggttcaaattggttactcaagcatattggttcaagaaaacattgggtgaggagaagggtgagaaatttgttgcactcctcaagagggatatggaatatttgtatgaggcatatgtagagtttggtggtgggtgcggaactggtgctaacaaaactcaaagcggTGAAGCTAGTGCATCAATGGGGAGTAGTAGTATTGTTACAGATTATGATCCCTTGGATTTTTTGAGCgagttccataaagagcatacaGCATCATTGATGGATTGTAAGTCGGAGTTAGAAcggtatttgttggagaacattgagattcctatggggagtttcgatattttaatttggtggaaagtcaactccaccaagtatccagttcttgctctaatggcaagagatatcttggccattcctatcaccaccgttgcatctgagtcagcatttagtacaAGAGGCCGTGTCCTGGATCCGTTTAGGAGCTCTTTGGCTCCTAAAACTGTAGAAGCTCTTGTGTGctcgcaaaattggttgaagtctactcccatatgcttgagtcaaaattattctgaagccattgatgatgcagagagctataagctagactcaggtaatgtattagaaaaattttttaagttcttatatgagttgattttaacattttgtaatattaatttcctatactttaacatcttaatgcagAATTAGCCAATTCTATGGCTAGCATACTTCGTGAAGAGGATTGACAATCTTGtttctggtatcttatttcaattttgctttctttatttttataaatttatatggtatcttatttctttactaattttgttcttttttttcaggcacaagttgaaaaatgacattttttggacctttggttatgtatttttaattttatgttgtaattttggacctttggttatgtatttttaattttatgttgtaattttggacctttggttatgtatttttaattttaggttttaattttggttatgtatttttaattttatgttttaattttggacctttggttatttatttttaattttaggttttaattttggttatgtatttttaattttggttatgtatttttaattttaggttgtaattttggttatgtaattttaatgtgtgtatttagttttaatttagtttttaattttggttacacatttgaatttagttttattttttatagtgatagattttgaatttagttttattttctaatgtaataattttggttagataaattagaaatctcaaattatattgttttaaaaaattgatatagaagcccaaatccgatttgagttgcaaattgtaaaattgaatgttaattgggtcaaagaaaaaagtctaaaaaaaagcccaataaaaaagcccaacaaaaagcccaactccgactccgctccgactccgctccgacatgtcggagtcggagtcggagcggagtgggatgtaagcggagtcggagtcggaggtcggattcggcctccgacaaagtcggagtcggagtcgaaggATGCCAATTCTGACTCCGATTgaatcggtgctcagccctaagaATTATGAACAAGCTGGTTGAGGTGTTGCTTAACCTTCTGCAAGTGATGTCCTCATCCAATTCTGCATTGAACACGGCCAACGTTATAATCCTGCTAGTTTTCGTTCCAATATCATTTGCTTACATAGCTCTAGCAGAGATTATAACCCATGTTCCAAACATGCGCTACCATCGTGTAATTGGATCCGTCATTTATGTTTTAGGTGTCTTAACTTGTACCCTACTATTAGTGATCATCTTTCTGTTACAAGCTTAGATCTACGCTTTGCACGGAATTATGGTCGTTTGTCAGTATATGTATTGAATATATAATGTTGTAACACCATTGTGTAATGTTAACCAGGCATTTAGTCTGAAATAGTAAAGACGACACTTGTTCCATTGCTTTTACTTGACTCCAAAATTCTTTATTGTGAATGATGTAAGCAATAAGCTTTGCACTTAtatttgatggattgaagactGTGTTatcctattttcttttttacttttaaaattaaaaaacattccAGATTTTAGAAGAGGTTGATACAAAAATTAAGAGTTTGGGTTTGGAAAAAATAACCTTTGAGACAGAGTGAAATGGAAATTAGATACAGAGACCTCAGTTTTAGGGCAGGTTTGGAGATagagatgataattttaaatttgagatgaaagtttaaaatattatttttaatattataatttttttggattatgaaaaaattgaattgagatttgaaaaagttgaattgtttattatgttttatgtgagaatttgaaaaaattgtaatgatgagatgagaatttcgagtttgagatgagaattctctACCTCAAACCTGCCCTAAGGGTTTgattaggggtgtcaaatcatgttaacgGGTCATTTTCGTATCGTGTCAAAGCatgcatattatattatataggtcAACTCTAACCCGATCCGTTAAGTTTATCGTGTtaaaatctcaaatcctaacacAACTCATTAACATAACGAGTCGTGTCGTATCAATccattttgacccattaataaatattacaaaataagtTAACACGACACAATATGATCCGTTTCAAAATGTttatgtaaataagttgaataaaTCCGAAATTAATCAgttttgacctgattaaatttagtataattttatataaatgttaaaatcacaatatctataaaaattataaaattaactataagtctaaaattacaatttaataataaaaatatcaaaattaaaattttaataattttacttttaggtataattataattttaactttcttaacgtatcATAACGGATTATAACAAGTCATCCTATTTTGATCCGAACTCGTTTAGACTAAATCTTAATTTGTTATTATCGTATCATTTATATTGTGTTAACAAGTTGTATAACATATTTTGATTCTTAAGTTTGATTGCTTGGGTTTGattttgaggagagagagagagagctcgagCAACGGGCGTTATGAGATTTCCGTATGTTTTTCATTTGCTTTGCTGTAGTTGCGTTCACGTTAACAAAATTAAACAACAACGTGACCGTGTTTCGTTGGAAAGTGTAAATCCTAATTTTATAACGTATATATAAATACAGccgtgtactaatctgtatactaatattgatttattcatacttaaaatttaaactaatactatttttaataaaatttattttttaaccaatcacatcatattgatgaacagattaatgcacaattatgcttatactatattttttcttttacaccAGGTCCGGCCCGAAGAGGCTCTGAAAAACCCTTCCAATAGCCAGCCCCTTACTTCTACTTCAGTCGCTGGTGTTGATGACTTCATAGGGTTCGAGGCGGGGGTTTAACATCCCATTCCCAATTTTCTAACACCGCGGCTCTCTCTCTCGAGGCTGGTCACTTTTTCAGCGTGAATGAGTAATCATTCTTTTTGGGGTTTCTGAATCTTCTCTACCATGTTTAGATCACCTACAATGTCTTTTCTGGTGAGTTTttccacttctctctctctctctctctctctctctctctctctctgctgtTTTTGCTACACTTGATGGGTCATTCTATTGCATGCACCGTTTGCGATTTGGGTCCCAGTGACAGTATATTTGATTTGTTATTTCGTATAGGTTCGCCGGTTAACTCAGCTTGGAGAGGTACGGGTCCGATATTTTAACAGCTCCAATTACAGCAACATGTCGTTTCCATCTCAGAAATCTCACCTACGCCCTACAACAACTACCGAGACATCATTTCAGGTGTCTAAAAAGCTTCAATAaattgttgtgattattttgGGTACCTTTCCAATAATTCGATGggtattttctctattttcttttgtgaagAAGTACTGGGTTTGGTAGTTGATTGGTTCAGTTGAATTGCAATTTCTAGGATGAATGCAACGGCCAACCTATGCGTCCGGAGAAGAATGCTGGGGGCGTAGAGCGTCGAATTGGGGAGAATGTTTCAAGGAAGGATAAAGTCAATTTTCTTGTAAATACAGTAAGTATAATCCTGGTGaagttcttttctttctttaaaaaaagtaatggcTGTATCTTTTAGTCTCAACCAGCTTTTATCAGTAGGATGAAGTTATGTGAAACGTCTTGTAAAGCACATTAGAGACAAGCAGTTCCTCTATACATTTTTGTTTGTGTCACACTTATGATCAATTGAAGGGACGGACGGGTTGTAAGGAATGCGACTATGATCCTAGCAAGAACTCCCTTAACCCTTATGCTAGTGCAATTCATTTCGAGTCTCTATGTTGTATACAAAGGCATTGGAATATGGTTTAGGCTTTTCATTTGTATGTTCTGCTGTTTGGTGAGTGGCTTTTATCTCCCAACTATTACGTTTCAGTGTTATTTGGGCATAAAGAAAATCTGATGTTGGATCTTCTTTTTACTTATaccttctaattatctcttttcctttatttttatttttattttttgtgtttatcCTAATATAATATGTCTTATGAGTGGGTCTGTTCATTTACATGGAATGTATGTTCTTTAGAAATATCTCAAAATGCTCCAATCTATCACTAAATTGTTGCGGAACTACACTGCTCCATCAACTTTGTGCAATTATAAGTTTTTTACATGCTAGTTTATAAAGATGATGTTTAGTGGAAATTCCTCAATGGATGCTTACCAGTACTTTCTCCTCTTTTCCATTATGGTATGTTAGATTCTCCCTCTGTCCCAAATTATACGCGGTGGTTTGTACTGGCACAAATATTAATCAAAAGATTAAGGCATAGAGGTCTTCCTAAATATCCGTTACAAGGTCTACTTACAGGATTAATAACCATGATGTTGCAGCTTCTTGATATCAAGGATAGTAAGGAAGCTGTTTATGGTGCGTTAGATGCATGGGTTGCATGGGAGCAAAACTTTCCTATTGTATCAATCAAGAGGGCATTGCTTGCTCTTGAAAAGGAACAGCAGTGGCATAGAGTTGTTCAGGTATGAGCAGTTCACTGTCTcttttgtgtatgtgtgtgagaACATGATCTGTTAGATACAGATGAAAATATGCTTTTTTATTGAAGATAAGGAAAAGAGATATAATACAAAGAACATGAAGGGGATAGGAATCTAATTAAATAAACGTCAAGACAACTACAGGACTGAGGTAGAAAGAAGTCTTCGTCCAATTAAGAATTTACATTTTTGACACCCTCTCCTTGTGATTATGTCTTAAATTTAGTCTTATTACTAATTAGCAAGTATTTTATCTATACATTTAGTCGTATTATTCTGATGTCTTTATGCTGAGTCATATTAGGAGGTTCATTTAGGGTCCTCCCTGTCGGCAACCTGTTTTCTGTTCTATTATTCTATTGGCAATGAGTATTTGTAGCCAAAAGTCATAATCCTTTGTTAATCTCTGCTAGGTAATTAAATGGATGCTAAGCAAGGGTCAGGGAACTACAATGGGAACATACGGGCAACTCATACGGGCTTTAGATATGGACCACAGAGCAGAAGAAGCGCACAAGGTTTGGGAGCGGAAAATTGGGATGGATCTACATTCAGTTCCTTGGCAGTTATGCAGACAAATGATATCTATATACTATCGAAACAACATGCTGAAGAGTCTTGTAAAGGTAAGCTTCTTGTCTGCTTTCAGTTTTTTACTTTCTTAGATGTGAGAAGAGATGATAAGTTATCGTTTtacttttttgataattaataagttATCATTTTACTTGTATAAATTAGACGTTCATCAAATGATTTGGATTCCATTTTTCTTGAATTGCTTCCCcctccctttttcctctcttcttctcaACTCCTATACCTATAAGAGTCATAATTGTTGCACATGTTGATGTATTTACTCTCAATTTCACTGCCATTTAAAAAACAACCAACCACCACAAGCCTAAATGAAAGCTATCATGTGTACTTAGCGAACTTATTAAGTTGATTTTGGAGTAGTTTTCTAGTTTCTTCTATTAAGTAAAATACTAAGAATTACCAATCCATGTGATTTGGGGGCGGTGTTACATGGGTCTGATGTTTAACGGGGTAAAAGACATATTATGTTTATTGTTTGCACCTAAGGTTCCTCATCAGAAAAAAATGGCAGAAATAATGTATTGATTTCATGCTTTCATGAGAAAGCTCTTCAAGGACTTGGAAGCTTTTGATCGGAAACCTCCGGAGAAGTCAATAGTGCAGAGAGTGGCGGACGCATATGAGATGTTGGGCTTacttgaagaaaaagagagggtgCTGGAGAAGTACAATGACCTTTTCACTGGAAATGAATCCCCCGTGAAACATAAGAAAGCTCCATctaagagaaagaagaaatgaGGCTAATGCCTCATACGTCATGTTTAATGATAATTTATCAGTTCATTTCTTATGACAATGAAACTCTACTGTAAATTTTTTGAGGACTGACAAAATGAAAACGTACTTTACAAATAGACAAAATGAActgtttattcattttttaaggtagttggttcTTTAGCATTGGTTGATGTACATAGTTTTGCTGCTAGATGTGCACATGTTAAAGGCCTCTTCAACCCAAAAGCGCGAGCCATTATGTCCCATGCTCACCGGATCTATAAATTTCACTTTTCACACCATTTCTCAAAAATACCGAAGGAATGATCTTAGACATATCTTGTGTATATATCCATTGCTGATATCTTCATATGGTGATTCAATGATTCCGGGTGCCATCAAAAGTTGAATCAATCATAGATAAATACTCATTATATGGAAAACCTTCCCAAAATTGTTTGTAGAAACGGTGCTCATAATATGAAGCTACTTGCAGTCACAACACATCTACTTCCATTGGCATCCACCATGAACTTTTAAGCGGAGATATTTGGAAATTACTACAATTACAACTGCTTTGGTTCCAAAATTCGTTCAATTTGCATTACTTAAGATTTGGAAAGTTTTATCGGCCATAGATACATTGAGCAGAAGTTTAGCCACCGTTTTCTGACCAAGGCATCCAATTCCGACAAAAGGAATAAAGTGGATGACTTTTTCTACCCGGTTCAATTTTCAATCAGATGATTTTGTTCTAGAATCAAACACTTTTCATAGAAGGAGGTTGTTGAAATATATAGTAAATAAAGACTGGTACAACAGTTCCACTAGATTAGTAGGATACAAGCATATTTCCCCAATTCCCTAGTAAATAAAGACTGATTCTTGAGAGTAGTCGCATCCATAAGGATATTTCTTGGTGGTCTTTTATTCAATCTTGAAACGCTAAACACTCCCATCTGTTTTAGCTGAAGGATGCCTCGCTACATAAATAAACCTATGAACTCCCCGTTTGCAAGTTGGCATAGCTGATTGTATGATTGGGTGTCTGCAAAAGAGGTTCCAATATTTAGACATGTAATTCCGGTTTCAAACATATAGCAATTTGGTACATATTTGAGAATACCAAATGGGTATGAAAAAACCCTTAAAATTTTGGAATTTTGGAACTCAATGGAGCTTAAACCCAACAGCTTTTGCTAATCCAGTTTAAATCTCAGTGGACGCTATGCAACTATGAATACATGATTGATGGAATGAACACCCTAGATTTTTAATCAGTGGGAAATTCATACCAAATGTGTGGCCAAAGTTGGTCCATTTTTCAGCACGAATGGACTGTTCACTCTCAGCAATACCAATCACCTCAACATGACTCATAGGAGAGACATCCGGCAGTCCTTTTATAATCAATTGACGTTCGTCTGCAGATTTTCCTGTCGCGATTTCACCATCAGATTCAATAACTTGAACCACTGTCCGAACCTTCCTTCCTACATACATGCGCAACAACTCTGCGTTGACAAGAACTGCAGGGCTTGATGTATCCATATCCTGAAAAGTGACCACCACAGTAAATGGGCATCACATCTATAGGTTTGAATTGGTAGTAATCATACTTCAAAGTTCCAAAAGGAATCGTCGGACTAAGCAATTAACTAGAAGAACCGGTTAGCGACATGATCAGGGGGAAAAGATCAGGTCTACATAGTGAATACAAACCCAGATCACAAGATAAACGAAACTGGTTAGTCATTCATGCTTAAGAGGCTAATCATCAAACAGGTCTGCTGCACATTATAAGAGGATGAGGGGTCGATTCTGATCCCAGTTAAATACCGAAAGAGTAATTCATTAGAATAACGCACAATCTATTTGTTtcttaagaaagaaaaatccaCTAAacggaaaaacaaaagataaatcAGCAACATACCTTTAACTTTAAGAGATTCACCCCGAACAACGGAAATGCCAACCAGAATTGTATTTATACCAACCTTTGAAAGGCGGGAACCATATAGGTGTTCCTAACTGATGGGGATAGTTTGGCGGGaattattttgagttttgttatgtagaaataaaatcgctattaatttatgtattaatactgattcattcatattcaaaatttaaattagtattatttttaataaaatttactttttgaccactCATATTAGATTAATGCACATATTGGTACACGGTTGTaattgtaactaaatttttttaatttttttaggccTCCattattataatgaaaaagttagaaaaacttttatttattcgTAGATTTTacaatttcaattttcataatGTGAAGTTGAgatgtgagatgagatgaaaattttataaatagtaaggaGATAGAtaatgttttataaaatttgaaaaaatggtaatgattaatttaaaaaaactataatgattaatttgcaagtatttatatttgaggAATGTCTAAAAAAGAAATAGGAtgagataataattttaaaatagaatgaaaattttgaaatataaactTTTACCAAACAAGACGTGGAActttaatcacaaaaaataCTCCCAAATTAACGTGActtcaaatttaatttatcaaattttttttataattataacacttttctaattaaaatgatcacataaaattaaaaaataagaaaaaactaataaaaatcttCTAGAGGTTCAAACAAGGTTAAGGCTCCCACGACATACATAATTTTTAGGCGCATTCAATCAAATTGATCCTGATGGCAAGCTATTTC includes:
- the LOC122291423 gene encoding replication protein A 14 kDa subunit B-like; this translates as MDTSSPAVLVNAELLRMYVGRKVRTVVQVIESDGEIATGKSADERQLIIKGLPDVSPMSHVEVIGIAESEQSIRAEKWTNFGHTFDTQSYNQLCQLANGEFIGLFM
- the LOC122290868 gene encoding pentatricopeptide repeat-containing protein At4g18975, chloroplastic, giving the protein MFRSPTMSFLVRRLTQLGEVRVRYFNSSNYSNMSFPSQKSHLRPTTTTETSFQDECNGQPMRPEKNAGGVERRIGENVSRKDKVNFLVNTLLDIKDSKEAVYGALDAWVAWEQNFPIVSIKRALLALEKEQQWHRVVQVIKWMLSKGQGTTMGTYGQLIRALDMDHRAEEAHKVWERKIGMDLHSVPWQLCRQMISIYYRNNMLKSLVKLFKDLEAFDRKPPEKSIVQRVADAYEMLGLLEEKERVLEKYNDLFTGNESPVKHKKAPSKRKKK
- the LOC122292655 gene encoding zinc finger BED domain-containing protein RICESLEEPER 1-like encodes the protein MDMEYLYEAYVEFGGGCGTGANKTQSGEASASMGSSSIVTDYDPLDFLSEFHKEHTASLMDCKSELERYLLENIEIPMGSFDILIWWKVNSTKYPVLALMARDILAIPITTVASESAFSTRGRVLDPFRSSLAPKTVEALVCSQNWLKSTPICLSQNYSEAIDDAESYKLDSELANSMASILREED